Within the Nitrospira sp. genome, the region TGGCAAAGCTCATGTCCATGACACTGGAAGGATGGCCTTCCGCCGTGGCGAGATTGACTAAGCGCCCTTCTCCCAGGAGGCTGACACGTCGCCCGTTGCCCAATGTGTACTCGTCCACGCCCATCCGGATTTGGCGCTTTTTCTTCGCGAGTTTCTCCAGAGAGGGAATGTCCAGTTCCACGTTGAAGTGGCCGGAATTGCACACGATGGCGCCGTCTTTCATCGCGGCGAAGTGTTCTTTGCGGATCACCTTGAGGTTGCCCGTTACGGTGACGAAGAAGTCCCCGATCGGCGCCGCCTGTTCCATCGGCATGACGCGGTAGCCGTCCATGACGGCTTCAAGGCCTTTCATCGGGTCAACCTCGGTCACGATCACGTCTGCTCCCATCCCCTTAGCGCGCATGGCAATGCCGCGTCCGCACCAGCCGTAGCCGGCGACCACGACGGTGGAGCCGCAAATCAAGCGATTCGTGGCTCGGATGATGCCATCCATCGTGGACTGCCCCGTGCCGTATCGGTTGTCGAACATATGCTTGGTGTCGGCATCGTTTACCGAGATAACCGGGAAGCGCAAGACCTTTTTCTGCGCCATGCTCCGGAGTCGGATCACACCAGTGGTGGTCTCCTCTGTACCACCGATCACGTTCTTCAGCAGCTCCTTGCGCTTTGAGTGGAGGTGCGACACTACGTCGGCGCCGTCGTCCATGGAGACGTGTGGACGATGGTCGATGGCCGACTCGATGTGGCGGTAATACGTCTTGTTGTCCTCGCCCTTGATGGCGAAGACCGGGATGCCCTCGTGTTTCACGAGCGCGGCAGCCACGTCATCCTGAGTGCTGAGTGGATTTGAAGCGCAGAGGCGGACGTCGGCGCCACCGGCCTTCAGGGTGATGGCGAGGTTGGCGGTCTCGGTGGTCACGTGGAGGCAGGCCGTGACCCGGATTCCCTTCAGCGGCTGCTCCTTGTGGAATCGCTTCCTGATAAGACGGAGGACCGGCATGGTGCGCTCTGCCCATTCAATTTTCAAAATGCCCTGGTCCGCCAGCCCGATATTTTTCACGTCGTAGTCCACAAGTCCTCCTCTGGTTCTGCT harbors:
- the ahcY gene encoding adenosylhomocysteinase; this translates as MDYDVKNIGLADQGILKIEWAERTMPVLRLIRKRFHKEQPLKGIRVTACLHVTTETANLAITLKAGGADVRLCASNPLSTQDDVAAALVKHEGIPVFAIKGEDNKTYYRHIESAIDHRPHVSMDDGADVVSHLHSKRKELLKNVIGGTEETTTGVIRLRSMAQKKVLRFPVISVNDADTKHMFDNRYGTGQSTMDGIIRATNRLICGSTVVVAGYGWCGRGIAMRAKGMGADVIVTEVDPMKGLEAVMDGYRVMPMEQAAPIGDFFVTVTGNLKVIRKEHFAAMKDGAIVCNSGHFNVELDIPSLEKLAKKKRQIRMGVDEYTLGNGRRVSLLGEGRLVNLATAEGHPSSVMDMSFANQALGAEYLVKNHKMLEKKVYPVPVVIDKEIARLKLAGMGMAIDKLTKEQEKYLASWEMGT